The sequence below is a genomic window from Hyperolius riggenbachi isolate aHypRig1 chromosome 7, aHypRig1.pri, whole genome shotgun sequence.
aatccgGCTTCGTAATTGTTTCCCAAGCAACACATAGATGATTGGATTCAGGCAGCTATTGACAACAGCTATGCTAGACAAGAGCGGGGAAAACAAAATGACTTTATACATCATTGTATACTCCATAACATTAACAGAGGCCAGGAATATGATCTGCGCCAAGACAAGTGGGGTCCGTGTGAGGAAAAATGCTATGATCGCTGCAATGACCACTCTATAAAGCCTGGATGTAGATGGAGTCTGGGAATTTTTCACCTTGACAataatgaccaaatttgtgaccaGAATAACACAAAGCGGGATAAAGTAGCCAATCACATGAAGCAAAATAAAAAGGTTGGTTGTGGTTGAAGACATTCTGCGCCATGAATCAAATCCACTTGTGTCATTAAACAGCACCTTACAGTCTTCCCGATCCAAGCTCTTGAAGCCTTCTCTTAATGAAGAGTTGCCACTATTGACATAAGCAATGGACGTCACATCTCCAGAAAACAATAGGCACTGCATGTTCTCACCATACTCATGTTCATCACTGTAAATGAGAACAGGAATACTACAAAATGTAGACATTAACCAAATGAGAAAGCAGACAGAGTAACATATTCTCTTGGAAAGGAACTTCAGGTGCCACATGGGTTTGGCAACACTCAAGGCATGGTCGATGTTTAGCGCAATGATGAGATAGATGCTGGCGTACATGTTTACGAAGGTAAGGAAATGATAAAAT
It includes:
- the LOC137524507 gene encoding chemerin-like receptor 1, with amino-acid sequence MADDELPEKICNFYWDIFNVPELEALPPNQDNPNVIQYASFTLSILACCIGLLGNAIVIAATIFLMDNCKSRIWFLNMAIADFIFMLFLPFNAVYVMKANWSFGSHVCKFYHFLTFVNMYASIYLIIALNIDHALSVAKPMWHLKFLSKRICYSVCFLIWLMSTFCSIPVLIYSDEHEYGENMQCLLFSGDVTSIAYVNSGNSSLREGFKSLDREDCKVLFNDTSGFDSWRRMSSTTTNLFILLHVIGYFIPLCVILVTNLVIIVKVKNSQTPSTSRLYRVVIAAIIAFFLTRTPLVLAQIIFLASVNVMEYTMMYKVILFSPLLSSIAVVNSCLNPIIYVLLGKQLRSRIWSTLTGIRSTSSKS